From the genome of uncultured Methanobacterium sp.:
ATTGGTAGGATCAGCAGCACCTGTTCCCTGAGTGTCAATAAGGGCCAGTTCAATTATGTATACATCACCGTCTGGATAGCTACGGTAGTTGGAACTCCCTGCAAAGTGACATATCAGGGCACAATTGGAATTTTTTTCCTCAGCGTATTTGGCTAAAAGTTGAGAATGAATATGTCCTGGATAAAAATCAGGATTTGCCACCTTAACAAATGAAATTCTACCTAATGGAGTAAAGGGGCCACTGGCAACAGCGACCACAGTAAAACCTACAATCACCACCACAATGGCGATTGCAACTAATGACCATTTCATCTTTCTATCACCTATTTACGTTACTAACCTAATTTTTAAAATTAAATGTTTTAACTCATTTTTGAAGCAATTATTTTCTAGATTATTTTTTTTATTAGTTTGAAGTTAATCTAATGATTTTTGAACTTAATAAATGCAACGGATGGTAATCACGTCTTTTTTATAAAATCACATGAAATAAGGCAGTAACTGGGCAACAATTCCCCCTACCACTATTGCTGTGACTAAATTCGCAGCACAAATAACACCAGCAGCTTTCACTCCAAATTCCCTGATAAGTATGCTGATAGTGGAGAGGCAGGGAATGTATAGCATTCCAATCAGTGCCAGAACAATGAACTGAACCGGAGTCAGTGCTAAGGCCAGGTTGGTGCCTACAAATGAAACCAGAGTTAAGAGCACAAACTCTTTACGCACTATTCCTACAATTAACAGTATTCCTGCAAAAACAGGAAGTCCCAGCCAGCCCACTGTTAAGGGTGCCATGAAATTGCTTATTGGTCCTAATATACCTAAAACATAGAATAACTGGATTAAGGCACTTCCCAGAATGAAAATTGGGAATACCAGGTATGTTAATGATTTCACGCGATTCCAGGTTTGTTTGAGAATTGTTGATGAGGAAGGTAGTCTCAGAGAATGCATTTCCATGATCAGTCCTGTACGTTCCCCAGGCATGGCTTTAAGGGCCAGTTTTCCCATTACGAATATTATCACTATATCCAGGACGTAAAGGGCAAGGGCCCACCATATACTAACAAAAACTGCTACCAGACTCAGGATAATAATAGTTCTGGCAGAACAGGGGGCAAATGTTATGGCAAATGCTGCCAGTATTCTTTCTCTTTTTGTTTCCAGAATTTTAGTACTGTCAATTGCAGGGACACTGCACCCGTAACCCAGTATAAGGGGGATCAGTGCCTTACCATGCAGGCCGATTTTTTGCATGAAACTATCCATCATAAATGCAACACGGGTTAGGAGCCCTGAATTTTCTATGTAAGCCAGCATAATATAGAATGGAATCACGAAGGGAACTATCAAAGTTAACCCTGCTACTAAACCTCCAAAAGCACCATTCCATATCACTGCAAATATTGGACCGGATAATGCCGGATCTACCGGCTGAAAAAAGCTTAATGCACTGGTGATTAGATCTGAGAGGAAATTTCCTATAATGAAAGTCCACACTAAAAGTCCCATTATTACCAGTGCCGATGTGAAATACCCATACACAGGGTGTATGAGGATTCTATCTAATCTCTGGGATATGGTAATTTTATATTCAGTCTGCTTTTGAGCTCCTGCTGCAATTCTATTTGCCAGGGAATATCTTTCAGAGGCCATGATGGAGAAGGATGGTTCATCATGAATTTGTTCAAGTTCAAGGGCCAGATAATTGGCTAACCCAATTGCGCGTTCTGATAATGATTCAACCTGTTTATTTATTTCAGGATCATTTTCCAAGAGTTTAAGGGACAGCCATCTATTGGAATATCCCAGATCAATGTTTTCTGATTCCAAGAAATTTTGAAGTTGTTTAACTGCTTTTTCAACTTCGCCACCGTATTCCGGGGAGATATCAGGTTTTTTCTTACTTCGGGCAATGTCAACTGCATTTTTTATGAGTTTCTGTAAACCTTCACCATGAATAGCTACAGTAGGGACTACTGGAACTCCCAGTGCTTTTTCCAGCTTTTTGGTGTCAATCTCAAATCCTTTACCCCTGGCAATGTCCATCTGGTTAACACAAACCACCATTAGAACTTCCATTTCCATTAGCTGTAGTGTGAAAAAAAGATTTCTCTCCAGTACTGATGCATCCAGCACATTGATCACAACGTCTGGCTTTTCATTGGCAATGTATTCCCTGGAAACTATTTCTTCCATGGAAAATGTGGAAAATGAGTATATTCCAGGTAAATCTATTACATGGAGCTTCTGACCATGATACTGGAGATTCCCCTCAGCACGATCCACTGTCTTACCGGGCCAGTTCCCAACCACCTGGTCAGAACCGGTTAAGTAATTAAAAATAACGCTTTTACCAACGTTGGCATTCCCAGCAAGGGCTATGGTAATGTCGTTGGGTTGGGATGATATTTCTGCGTCAGGGGAGGATGAAACGGTTTTTTCATAATCAGATTTTTCAATGCACTCAGGAAGTTTAACCATATGATAAAGCTCCTCCGGATTTTGGGGTGTTTTCCCTGATGATCTCCACAAAAACGTTTTTCGCGATATCTCTTCCCAGTGCCAGATTGGATCCACGGACCAGTAATTCCACTGGTCCCTTGAAAGGAGCAACTTCAAGCACGCTTATTTGAGCACCCATGGTTATTCCCATATCCATTAATCTACGGATAACTTTATAGTCACCCCTGATGAATGAAACTTTACCTTTTTCATTCTTTTTCATGTCAGTGATAGAAACAAGGTTTTTATCACGTTTTCCCACCTGGTTTACTTCTTCCTGCTTGCGCTTGCGGCATTCTTCACAGGTTTCAAATTTGAAATCACAAACCGGTATCAGTTCTTCATCATCTGGACATTCATCAGGATTCTTTAGAAGGTGGCACAGTGCTCGTTCAGCATCGTCTGATAGCACGTGTTCCATTTCACAGGCCTGATCATGAACTTTTTCTTTCTTAATTTTAAGCACGTCATGGAGAAATCTCTCCAGGAGTCTGTGCTTTCTGGTGATGTTGGAAGCAATTTTATATCCTTCCTCAGTGAGAGTGACACCCTTATAGGGTGAATAATGAACGTAACCTTCTTTTTCAAATTTTTTAATCATCTGAGTAACACTTGCCGGGGATATATTGAGCATATTGGATATGTTGGTAGTTTTAACTGGACGTTCCTTCAATGAGAGCTTGTATAAAACTTCCAGATATTCCTCTGCATTTTCACTTAAGATTTTTTCAGAAGACATTTAGGGTCACCTAAAAATAATCTGGTTTAATACTATATAAAAGTTAGGGTAACCTAAGAAGATTTTTTAATTAAAAACATTACTAGGATAAACACTACTAGCATTTCAAAGTAAAATCATGAAAAAATGAATAAAATTGAATTAATGAATAAAAATTGAATAAAACAAAGCAATGAAAGAGATTTTGCTTAATATAGATAGTTATAGTTAATTTTGAATTATATTAGAAATTTTAGCCTATTTTAGATAATTTTAAATTAATATTAGAAAATTCTAGGCTATTTATGATAATTCGAGGTTATTAAAAATAAAAAAAATGAGTTAATTAAAAAAAGTAAATGAAAAAGGGTGGTAAGTCCTATGGACTTACATCATTGGTGGCATTCCACCAGGCATTCCACCCATACCTTCCATTCCACCCATGTCGGGTTCACCGCTGCCGGTGGAGGCGATCATGTCATCGATACGCAGAATCATCTCTGCGGCTTCTGCTGCAGATTGGATGGCCTGTTTTTTAACCCGTTTAGGTTCAATAACCTGGGCGTCCTTCATGTTGGTGACTTCACCTTGGAATACATCCAGTCCCATGTAGAAGTTGTCTTCATGAGCTGCTCGCAGGTCCACCAGTGCATCGATCTGGTCAAGTCCAGCATTTTCTGCCAGGGTTTTAGGGACAACTTCCAGGGCTTCAGCAAAGGCTGCAATTGCCAGCTGTTCTCTTCCACTGATGGTGTCAGCGTAATCTTTGAGACCTCGGGCTATGGCTATTTCTGGTGCGCCACCTCCAGCTACTACTTGACCGTCTTCCACTGTGGCTGAAACTACACCGATAGCATCTTCCACTGCTCTTTCCACTTCTTCGGCCACGTGTTTGGTACTTCCACGTAGGATGAGGGATACTGCTTTGGGGTCTTCGCATTCTTCCACGAATATGAGAATTTCATCGAATATTTTCTTCTCGTAAACATGTCCTGCGTGTCCCAGGTCGTCTGATGAGAGTTCTTCGACGTTAGTTACAACTTGGGCTCCGGTTGCTTTACCTATGCGTTCCATGTCGGATTTTCTAACCCTTTTAACTGCTAAGATTCCTGCTTTGGCCAGTAAATGCTGGGCCAGGTCATCTATTCCTTTCTGACAGAAGATTACATCGGCACCGCTGGCAACAACTTTGTCCACCATGTCCTTTAACATCTGCTCTTCCTGTTCTATGAATGCCTGCATCTGAGCTGGGTCGGTGAGTTTGATCTTGGCATCAGTTTCCAGGTCTTTGACTTCTATTGGGTATTTCAGAAGTGCTATGCTAGCATCTTTTAAGTCCTTAGGCATGGAATTGATTGCTCTGCTTTTGTCAATAACCACTCCGTTGACTATCTGTGAGTCGTGGACTGTTGCACCCTGTATCCGGTGAATGTTAATCTGGTCAGAGTCAACTTCACCGTCTTCTTCTACCTGGAGTACTGCATCAACTATCAGTTCTGCCAGTGGTTCTCGTGCTTTTTCAGTTCCTTTACCAGTCATGGCAGTCATGGCCACCATAATGAGAGTTTCACGGTCACTAGCATCAATAGCTATCTGGTTTAATAGTTCTAGAGCTTTTGCTGCTGCTTTCCTGTATCCCATTACCAGGGTGGTTGGGTGTATTTCCTGATCCAGGAGATCTTCTGCTTTTTTGAGTAATTCTCCAGCAATGATGACTGCAGTGGTGGTTCCGTCTCCCACTTCATCTTCCTGGGTTTTGGCTACTTCTACCAGCATTTTAGCTGCTGGGTGTTCAATGTCCATTTCTTTGAGGATGGTTACACCATCGTTGGTTACTACGATGTCTCCCATTCCATCAACCAACATCTTGTCCATTCCTTTGGGACCAAGAGTGGTTCTAACAGTCTCAGCCAGAACCTTTCCAGCCATTATGTTCATTCTTTGAGCATCTCGGCCTAAAACTCTTGAAGAGCCCTCAGGCATTATAATAATAGGTTGTCCTTGACCTTGTCCTAATTGTGCCACAATATCAACTCCTTTCTTTTCAATTGGTATTTTATCAGTGGGTTAGAGGTTATATAAATATGTTTGTGTATTAAGTTGGCGGTCAAAATCGAATAATACGCTTTTAAAAAGAGACTGAATGAATTTTTAAAGGTTATAATGTCTGGATAAAAAAGTAAAAAAGAAAAAAAATGGATTTTTAAGTTACAGGATTAGGTTATAGTAGTAGTGTTAAGGATGCTTTGGAATATGGTGTTATATTGTTCAAACCCACCTCTTGGAGTAGCAAACTGTATGTAATATGCTGTTTTATTGTCTTTAGTGAAGATGTATGTTTTACAATCAAGTGATTTGCCAGATGACGCTCCAGTACCACCATAAACATATTCAAATCCATTATAACCATTTTTCAGGGTAATGTTGGTTTTGTTGAGATAGTCTCCTGCTTCAGCTGAAATGTAATATTTATACAAGCGGTCAGCTGCTTCAGAGAGGTTTCCAGCGGTGATATTGCTTTTTCCAATTCCCATATATACAGTGTAATTATCTATTGAATCACCCTGCAGTATAATAGTCAGCATTTTAAAACCAGATTGAGCTGTGAGGTTCTCATCATTTTGAGGGATGGCCTTTTCACTCCAGTTTCCAGGATACTGTAATGAAATCCCCTCTTTATCAAAGGTTTTATAACCTGCAGTGTTGTTTCCACCACTTTGACTGGTACAACCTGAGACAAAAACCACCAAGGCAACAATTAAAAAAATATAAATTTTTGCATATTTCAATTTTTCACCCCTCTTAAATCTTAATTTTTTAAAAGATTCTTAATTTTTTAAAAATAAATAGACCCTTTATAAGAACAATAACTTTTGTTATCCTATAATCTGTTGGATATACGTCACTAAATCAAATCATATTTTAGTTATAACCCCCCATTCGAATAACAAAATTCCATATTATATTCAGTGATAATTTACACTTGGTTTCACAATATAAATAACCATTGAAAAGATTTGATGTGAATATAATCACAATCTCTGTGATTATTAATCAAGACTGGTTCTCATGTTGAATAATTACAGGATATTATCAATTTACAATGTTATGAATAATTACTGGATATTACGAATTTACAATGTTATGTCTATTACTAATTTTCTAAAATCATTTTTAAAAAACCGTGATTTACCATAATTACCATTTAAACGATTTAATAATTTAAAATGATCTTAAAGGTCAAATAAACTTTATTATTAATCAAAAAAGGTTTAAATAACCTTTAAATAGGTCAGTAATTATCATTATAGTGTAGATGGATTTAAGAAGAATTATGGTAATACTTAGCCCCCTATAAAATTATTTCTTCTCTTTTTTATTATTAAGAGTCCATTTAAAAAATCGACTGGAATGTTAAAAAAAATCAGGAATAAAAACATTATCTGCTGTTGGCTGGTGAACTAGGTTAAATCTGGAAACTGGGAGCTATTTGAAATAATCGAAATATAATGCCGGTAATACTAGGTGTAAAAGGTGCTGTGATGAAGGATATAAATATTGAAGACAATATTGGGCTATTTAAGAATATTAGCCTGCAAATTAAAGAGAATGAAAGCTTTCAGAAATTTAAAGAAGATAGTGAGTATCGTTTGATAGTTTTAACTATTATTTCTGGAGTATTCCTGTTAATCAGCTGGTCAGGGATCCTTAAAGGTATATTGCCCTTTGATGTGGCACTGGTAAGTGTGGTGATCAGCGGAACGCCCATTCTCATTGAAGCAGGGAAGGGTTTGGTCACTAAATTTGATTTAAAAGCAAATGTTCTGGTTAGTATTGCCCTTATTGCTTCTGTTGCTATAGGTGAATATTTCGCAGCTGGAGAAATTGCAGTTATCATGATGATCGGTGAGATCTTAGAGGACCGAACCGTTAGAAAGGCTCATGAAAGTGTTAAAAAACTCATCCAGTTAACTCCCCAGGTGGCCCGGGTAAAGACACCTAATGGGGAAAAGGAAGTGCAAGTAAGTGAACTGGAAATTGGGAATATCATTCTGGTAAAACCTGGTGAATCCATCCCAGTTGATGGAATTATTGTAAGTGGAAACACCTCAGTAGATCAATCTATTTTAACAGGAGAATCTATGCCAGTTGATAAAAAACCAGGTGATGAAGTATTCATAGGCACTTTGAACCAGTTAGGAGCCATTGAAATAAATGCTACCAGAGTTGGTGAGGACACATCCCTGGCTGAACTCATCAGATTAATTAAAGAATCTGAAAGTAGGAAAGCACCGGTGGTCAGATTAACTGACCGGGTCGCCACCATCATTGTCCCCATTGCCGTAATTGCCTCCCTGGTTACATACTTCGTAACCCACGATATCATACGGCTGGTAACCATTCTGGTTGTATTCTGTCCCTGTGCCCTGGTACTGGCCACTCCCACCGCAATCATGGCTGGGATTGGCAATGCATCACGCAAGGGAATTCTTATAAAAAGTGGAGAAGCCCTGGAAAACGTGGGAAGGGTCCAAACAGTTGCATTTGATAAAACCGGCACCATAACCTATGGTAAACCCGAAGTAATTGATGTGATATCTTTTCATGAAGATTATTTTCCAGAGGAGATCTTACAATTAGCAGCGGTAGCTGAGAAATTCTCAGAACATCCTCTGGGTCAGGCTGTGTATTGTAAAGCTAAAAAAGAATCACTGCAGATTTTAGATCCCCATGAATTTAAAGTGGATCTTGGTCAGGGTGTTGAGGCGCAAATTGGTAATGAAAGGGTTATGGTTGGTAATCAAAAACTAATGGATAAACATCAAGTTCAGGTAAAGCAACACCATAACGCAATCATCAGAGACTATGAAAATCA
Proteins encoded in this window:
- a CDS encoding PsbP-related protein; its protein translation is MKYAKIYIFLIVALVVFVSGCTSQSGGNNTAGYKTFDKEGISLQYPGNWSEKAIPQNDENLTAQSGFKMLTIILQGDSIDNYTVYMGIGKSNITAGNLSEAADRLYKYYISAEAGDYLNKTNITLKNGYNGFEYVYGGTGASSGKSLDCKTYIFTKDNKTAYYIQFATPRGGFEQYNTIFQSILNTTTIT
- a CDS encoding cation-translocating P-type ATPase is translated as MKDINIEDNIGLFKNISLQIKENESFQKFKEDSEYRLIVLTIISGVFLLISWSGILKGILPFDVALVSVVISGTPILIEAGKGLVTKFDLKANVLVSIALIASVAIGEYFAAGEIAVIMMIGEILEDRTVRKAHESVKKLIQLTPQVARVKTPNGEKEVQVSELEIGNIILVKPGESIPVDGIIVSGNTSVDQSILTGESMPVDKKPGDEVFIGTLNQLGAIEINATRVGEDTSLAELIRLIKESESRKAPVVRLTDRVATIIVPIAVIASLVTYFVTHDIIRLVTILVVFCPCALVLATPTAIMAGIGNASRKGILIKSGEALENVGRVQTVAFDKTGTITYGKPEVIDVISFHEDYFPEEILQLAAVAEKFSEHPLGQAVYCKAKKESLQILDPHEFKVDLGQGVEAQIGNERVMVGNQKLMDKHQVQVKQHHNAIIRDYENQGKTVLLVAIRNSILGIITVADTIKEKSKETVKELKEMGIKEVFLLTGDNEVTASSIAREIGADNVYSQQLPGDKVRVIEERITNGEKVCMIGDGINDAPALARSNVGVAMGALGSDVAIESADVALMSDDLSKIPELINLSRKVRGTINVNIVVPILINFTAILLAGFGIIGPVAGALIHNMGSVLVVANSSRLISYRHNSKNHKSVIKIKNGEPTS
- the thsA gene encoding thermosome subunit alpha — translated: MAQLGQGQGQPIIIMPEGSSRVLGRDAQRMNIMAGKVLAETVRTTLGPKGMDKMLVDGMGDIVVTNDGVTILKEMDIEHPAAKMLVEVAKTQEDEVGDGTTTAVIIAGELLKKAEDLLDQEIHPTTLVMGYRKAAAKALELLNQIAIDASDRETLIMVAMTAMTGKGTEKAREPLAELIVDAVLQVEEDGEVDSDQINIHRIQGATVHDSQIVNGVVIDKSRAINSMPKDLKDASIALLKYPIEVKDLETDAKIKLTDPAQMQAFIEQEEQMLKDMVDKVVASGADVIFCQKGIDDLAQHLLAKAGILAVKRVRKSDMERIGKATGAQVVTNVEELSSDDLGHAGHVYEKKIFDEILIFVEECEDPKAVSLILRGSTKHVAEEVERAVEDAIGVVSATVEDGQVVAGGGAPEIAIARGLKDYADTISGREQLAIAAFAEALEVVPKTLAENAGLDQIDALVDLRAAHEDNFYMGLDVFQGEVTNMKDAQVIEPKRVKKQAIQSAAEAAEMILRIDDMIASTGSGEPDMGGMEGMGGMPGGMPPMM
- a CDS encoding metal-dependent transcriptional regulator, producing the protein MSSEKILSENAEEYLEVLYKLSLKERPVKTTNISNMLNISPASVTQMIKKFEKEGYVHYSPYKGVTLTEEGYKIASNITRKHRLLERFLHDVLKIKKEKVHDQACEMEHVLSDDAERALCHLLKNPDECPDDEELIPVCDFKFETCEECRKRKQEEVNQVGKRDKNLVSITDMKKNEKGKVSFIRGDYKVIRRLMDMGITMGAQISVLEVAPFKGPVELLVRGSNLALGRDIAKNVFVEIIRENTPKSGGALSYG
- the feoB gene encoding ferrous iron transport protein B, which translates into the protein MVKLPECIEKSDYEKTVSSSPDAEISSQPNDITIALAGNANVGKSVIFNYLTGSDQVVGNWPGKTVDRAEGNLQYHGQKLHVIDLPGIYSFSTFSMEEIVSREYIANEKPDVVINVLDASVLERNLFFTLQLMEMEVLMVVCVNQMDIARGKGFEIDTKKLEKALGVPVVPTVAIHGEGLQKLIKNAVDIARSKKKPDISPEYGGEVEKAVKQLQNFLESENIDLGYSNRWLSLKLLENDPEINKQVESLSERAIGLANYLALELEQIHDEPSFSIMASERYSLANRIAAGAQKQTEYKITISQRLDRILIHPVYGYFTSALVIMGLLVWTFIIGNFLSDLITSALSFFQPVDPALSGPIFAVIWNGAFGGLVAGLTLIVPFVIPFYIMLAYIENSGLLTRVAFMMDSFMQKIGLHGKALIPLILGYGCSVPAIDSTKILETKRERILAAFAITFAPCSARTIIILSLVAVFVSIWWALALYVLDIVIIFVMGKLALKAMPGERTGLIMEMHSLRLPSSSTILKQTWNRVKSLTYLVFPIFILGSALIQLFYVLGILGPISNFMAPLTVGWLGLPVFAGILLIVGIVRKEFVLLTLVSFVGTNLALALTPVQFIVLALIGMLYIPCLSTISILIREFGVKAAGVICAANLVTAIVVGGIVAQLLPYFM